In Chloroflexaceae bacterium, the following proteins share a genomic window:
- a CDS encoding thioredoxin family protein gives MSLLQDKDRAAVREAFEGLVQPVHLVLVTSEESGEYSEVARELLEEVAALHDQISLEVLDIETDAERAGALGVDKAPTVAFFAGAERVDHGVRFAGLPSGYEFATLIETIRMMGGAADTSLMPATTAFLEGLNAPLRLQVFVTPTCPYCPRAVVLAYRLAIASPHVSAEGIEVSEFPELGDRYAVMGVPKTVIGDLVSIEGAAPESMMLQKLREAVAA, from the coding sequence ATGAGCCTCTTACAGGACAAGGACCGGGCCGCGGTGCGGGAGGCCTTTGAGGGACTGGTGCAGCCGGTACACCTGGTGCTGGTGACCTCGGAGGAGAGCGGCGAGTATAGCGAGGTGGCGCGCGAGTTGCTCGAGGAGGTCGCCGCGCTGCACGACCAGATCAGCCTCGAAGTGCTTGACATCGAGACTGACGCGGAGCGGGCCGGAGCCCTGGGAGTGGATAAGGCCCCGACGGTGGCGTTCTTCGCCGGCGCCGAGCGTGTCGATCACGGCGTGCGCTTCGCCGGCCTGCCCAGCGGCTATGAGTTCGCTACCCTGATCGAGACCATCCGTATGATGGGCGGCGCGGCGGACACCTCACTTATGCCCGCGACCACGGCGTTTCTGGAGGGTCTCAACGCTCCTCTGCGCCTCCAGGTCTTCGTGACGCCGACCTGCCCCTACTGCCCCCGCGCGGTGGTGCTGGCCTATCGCCTGGCCATCGCCAGCCCCCACGTCAGCGCCGAGGGCATCGAGGTCAGCGAGTTCCCCGAGCTTGGCGACCGCTACGCCGTGATGGGCGTGCCCAAGACCGTGATCGGCGATCTCGTCTCCATCGAGGGGGCCGCCCCCGAGTCAATGATGCTGCAGAAGCTGCGCGAGGCCGTCGCCGCGTAG
- a CDS encoding solute carrier family 26 protein has product MATSQPIPSSTQTRVATRAAGLSRYLPFTRWLLHYRRADLPSDLVAGVVTAIMLIPQSMAYAQLAGLPPQMGLYASVVPLIIYALLGTSGQLSVGPVAITSLLVFSGVSALAEPGSARYLQLVLILALIVGAIKLLLGMFRLGVILNFISHPVLAAFTSASALIIAAGQLKHLLGFNVAGDRFYEVLYHAVRDLGKTNLVTLSIGLASIALLLFFRKGLRPILQRLGLRPLAVTLVVSGAPLVTVLLGTLVAWLWRLDQRAGVTVVGAIPSGLSPFRWPAPTIGDVQALLPAAAAIVLVSVVESIAVARALASKRRQAIDPDQELIALGAANIGAGLFSGYPVTGGFARSVVNFQAGAVTGVASLVTAGGIALILLFFTPLFYYLPQAVLAATVVVAVFGLVDLKEARHIWQANQSDAITWGVTFAAVLLLGIETGIFLGVGVSLLLYLWRTSRPHIAVVGRLGESEVYRNILRYDVQTWPHVVAVRVDESLYFANTRYLENALLQIVAERPEVKHLVLIGSAINFIDSSALHTLESLIAELGDAGVELHLAEIKGPVMDGLKRAHFVEKIGPERIHLTTHAAMQRLGCL; this is encoded by the coding sequence ATGGCAACCTCTCAACCCATACCTTCCTCGACCCAGACCAGGGTCGCGACGCGGGCCGCCGGCTTGAGCCGCTACCTGCCGTTTACCCGCTGGCTGCTGCACTACCGCCGGGCGGACCTGCCAAGCGATCTGGTGGCCGGCGTGGTCACAGCAATCATGCTTATTCCGCAGAGCATGGCCTACGCTCAACTGGCGGGATTACCCCCACAGATGGGCCTCTACGCCTCGGTGGTCCCGCTGATCATCTATGCGCTGCTGGGCACCTCCGGGCAACTCTCGGTGGGGCCGGTGGCGATCACCTCGTTGCTGGTCTTCAGCGGTGTCAGCGCTCTGGCCGAACCGGGCAGCGCGCGCTACCTGCAACTGGTGCTGATCCTGGCCCTGATCGTCGGGGCGATCAAACTCTTGCTGGGGATGTTCCGGCTAGGGGTGATCCTCAACTTCATTTCACACCCGGTGCTGGCCGCCTTCACCTCGGCCTCGGCGCTGATCATCGCCGCCGGGCAACTCAAGCACCTCCTGGGCTTCAACGTTGCCGGCGACCGCTTCTACGAGGTGCTCTACCACGCCGTGCGGGACCTGGGGAAGACCAACCTGGTCACGTTGAGCATCGGCCTCGCCAGCATCGCGCTGCTGCTCTTTTTTCGCAAGGGCCTGCGGCCAATTCTGCAACGTCTGGGTCTGCGCCCGCTGGCGGTCACCCTGGTTGTGAGCGGGGCGCCGCTGGTGACGGTGCTGCTGGGCACGCTGGTTGCCTGGCTGTGGCGTCTCGACCAGCGCGCCGGGGTAACAGTTGTAGGGGCCATTCCATCCGGTCTCTCGCCGTTCCGTTGGCCCGCGCCGACCATCGGCGACGTGCAGGCGCTGTTGCCGGCGGCAGCGGCGATCGTGCTGGTCAGCGTGGTCGAATCGATCGCCGTAGCCAGGGCCCTGGCCAGCAAGCGCCGGCAGGCGATTGACCCGGACCAGGAACTGATCGCCCTTGGCGCGGCCAACATCGGGGCCGGGCTGTTCAGCGGCTACCCGGTGACCGGCGGCTTCGCCCGTTCGGTGGTCAACTTCCAGGCCGGCGCGGTCACCGGCGTGGCTTCGCTGGTGACCGCGGGGGGCATCGCGTTGATCCTGCTCTTTTTCACGCCCCTGTTCTACTACCTGCCCCAGGCGGTGCTGGCGGCAACGGTCGTCGTGGCCGTGTTTGGCCTGGTGGATCTGAAGGAAGCCCGACACATCTGGCAGGCCAACCAGAGCGACGCTATCACCTGGGGCGTCACCTTCGCCGCAGTGCTGCTGCTGGGCATTGAAACGGGCATCTTCCTTGGCGTAGGCGTCTCGTTGCTGCTCTACCTCTGGCGCACCAGCCGGCCGCACATCGCGGTGGTGGGCCGCCTGGGGGAGAGCGAGGTGTACCGCAACATTCTGCGCTATGACGTGCAGACCTGGCCCCACGTGGTGGCGGTGCGGGTAGACGAGAGCCTGTACTTCGCCAACACGCGCTACCTGGAGAACGCCCTGCTGCAAATTGTGGCCGAGCGGCCCGAGGTGAAGCATCTGGTGCTTATCGGCTCGGCGATCAACTTCATCGACTCGAGCGCGCTGCACACGCTTGAGTCGCTCATCGCAGAGTTAGGCGACGCGGGAGTGGAACTGCACCTGGCCGAAATCAAGGGGCCGGTGATGGACGGGCTGAAGCGGGCCCATTTTGTGGAGAAGATCGGCCCCGAGCGCATTCATCTGACGACCCATGCGGCGATGCAGCGCCTGGGGTGCCTGTAG
- a CDS encoding zf-HC2 domain-containing protein, which translates to MSHAGHSHDLDRCRELVAQLNDYLDGELPADLCAELELHLADCPDCRVVLDTLGQTVRILHHLDANPPPPLPPELEARLLARLRAG; encoded by the coding sequence ATGAGCCATGCGGGCCATTCGCACGATCTGGATCGCTGTCGCGAACTGGTAGCGCAACTGAACGATTACCTTGACGGTGAACTCCCCGCCGATCTCTGCGCCGAGCTGGAGTTGCACCTGGCCGATTGCCCCGACTGCCGTGTGGTGCTCGATACCCTAGGCCAGACGGTGCGCATCCTTCACCATCTGGACGCCAATCCCCCGCCGCCGCTGCCCCCTGAGCTGGAGGCGCGCCTTCTCGCCCGTCTACGGGCGGGGTAA
- a CDS encoding sigma-70 family RNA polymerase sigma factor yields MPGPTIDLSLYADEAALLAALRRHDPDACTCLVKRFAPLVYARALRLTGDPDEAESVLQSTFIKVCDALTNFDGASSLGTWIYRIATNEGLMVLRRRKPHIALEDVAENLQPEEVPHQFQAWSPDPQRVALDGELRAQIERAIAALPEQLRVVVVLRDVEGLSTEETAAQLGISPGAVKVRLHRARLRLREALADYLAARSEDQA; encoded by the coding sequence ATGCCCGGACCGACGATCGATCTTTCTCTCTACGCCGATGAAGCCGCCCTGCTGGCCGCCCTTCGCCGCCACGATCCCGATGCCTGCACCTGCCTGGTCAAACGCTTCGCGCCGCTGGTCTACGCCCGCGCCCTGCGCCTCACCGGCGACCCTGACGAGGCTGAGAGCGTGTTGCAATCCACGTTCATCAAGGTCTGCGACGCGCTGACGAACTTCGATGGCGCCAGCAGTCTGGGAACCTGGATCTACCGCATTGCCACCAACGAGGGGCTGATGGTGCTGCGGCGGCGCAAGCCGCACATCGCTCTCGAAGATGTTGCCGAAAACCTTCAACCCGAGGAGGTGCCCCACCAGTTCCAGGCGTGGTCGCCCGACCCGCAGCGTGTGGCGCTCGACGGTGAACTGCGCGCCCAGATCGAGCGGGCTATCGCCGCGTTGCCCGAGCAGTTGCGTGTCGTGGTGGTATTGCGTGATGTTGAGGGGTTAAGCACCGAGGAAACTGCGGCGCAGCTCGGCATCAGTCCGGGTGCAGTCAAGGTGCGCCTTCACCGGGCGCGCCTGCGCCTGCGCGAGGCCCTTGCCGATTACCTCGCCGCCCGATCGGAGGATCAGGCATGA